The window CTGCTAACTTTAGATATtcgaaattatgcatatgggtcaaaatACACTCTTATGACCCAAATTATAATTTCTACATATACCTTAAAAAAGTCAAAAACTCATTTTCAAAGCACCAATACTTGCAAATATAGTTAACTTATTATAGTAAACGCGCCAAAATAAACAAATATCGTATTTGACATCATACGACCCAAACGAGTCGACAGTCTAAGTGAGTTACAGTCAGCGAATCAGTCACAAATATCACCCAAGTAAGTTAGAGAGAGGCAATCTGACGAGCATCAGGCCAGCGATTAAGCTATCGACTTTTTGTACCATATATATCCTTTTCGAATTGAGATTAATCGGGTTCCTTCATTTCATGTTAACACCTATATACTTCATCAAAAATATGGCATACAATATTAAACAAACCGTTAATTGAAACATTTGCTCGAGCACTATAAATGTGTTTGGGGCAGCGCATGAAATGCATTTTGGGCAACGCATAGGCTAAAATTGGGCAACATGGAGGCTGCTGTAAATTAGCCGCGAAGCCTTCATTTCTTATACATGTTCATGATAAATAGTACatgtatcattttttttataatacatgtatcattatatatatatatatatatatatatatatatatatatatatatatatatatatatatatatatatatatatatgggcatgatcaatggggaagtaatcaatcgggggaagcgggggaagtaaaaaaaaaaattttgttttttttggaatttttttttccaggcattaagatcacacgaaaatatgaacatttagaaaagacacttcgtgatgaatgttattatttaagtggtaaaacgatcgacaaaaataacattcaagataatattgttcgtgaataatgttaacgttttttttttcatgttttgtgaagtaaaatttagcccgatttagagtttaggatttagagtttagggtttggtgttttaggtttatggaataaacccaaaacaccaaaccctaaaccctaaaccctaaacttaaaccgttcgtgttaaaaactcaatctaaaccctaaatttctaaaccctaaaccctaaatttctaaaccctaatatctaaaccctataaaccctaatatctaaaacttcaacatacgctcgaaaaacacgataattgttatatattagttcttcgagcgttttttcgccaaaataaaaacatttatcacaaagtttctttattaaaatgttcatattttcactaatctataatgttcgtgaacaaagtattttcaaaaaacgaaaagaaaaaaaaaaagattttgcttccccccgcttcccgccGATTGGTTACTTCActcttgatcctatatatatatatatatatatatatatatatatatatatatatatatatatatatatataggttggtgattcgtacaccaccttgTTTTGGTCATACACCACCAAATAATTATTTGGACATTTTTACCCTTCATTTTATTCACCACCAACTCCCCTTAACTTCTCAAATGAAGGGTAGAAATGTCCAAATAATTATTTTGGTGATGTATGGCAAAAATAAAGTGGTGTACGGATCatctcccatatatatatatatatatatatatatatatatatatatatatatatatatatatatatatatatatacttaaaactAGATATTATTGTATATTAATTTATTtgttcatatatatacataataacagAGTATTGATTGATTTGATTGTGGCAGCTAGAGGAAGTGGAGCAAAGTGTATTTCTAAATTTGGAGGATATAAAGGAAGCTTTGTTCACGAGCGCAGGATACGGAGGAAATTAAAGTGTGTTGAAATATACGTATTgccgttattactattattaaattaaaagtatttcatattattattgttatctgagTGCTCGGAGCTTCTTTTGAAGTATTTCGAGTCAAGAAATGACTCTGTTGACTATTTGTCAGATGTTAGAGAAACGAGACACTTTCTTAAGTTGAGAGATACATTGTACCTGAGTACACCTAGCACACAGAGTTGAGTATTACTGTTGTTTTGTCTTTACTTCTTTTGATATATATACTGTATATGTGTGTGAGTTCTAGCTGTGTGAATTCTCAGGATAATGTTGCAATAGTTTATTTGTTACTCCATAGAAATATTGTTTGTTTAATACATTAACATTtaaaaattagttatatatgtACCATAATACTTATTCTATTGAAATAATTAATCCCCTTCAGTACGGAGGTTCATATCGAGTATATAATTggaatataaaagatataaatagatTTCCTATTGTAACTAGGATTAGTCTATTAAACTTGTAGACCAAGGTTAATGTTagctataaatacatatttaattctTTTGTTTATTCAATGAAAATAACCCTTATCAAATATATTATGGTATCAGAAGAAAAAGATCCTAAAAATAAAAAACCCTCAAAATAAAATAAACCGTATACAAACGTGTATACGACTTGCTCGTCTCAAAACCCCAAAAACACCAATGACATCCAGAAATCAAAATCAACCGATCAAAACTCCTCAAACAAACGATTCGAATCAATCCATCGATTCATCATCAAAACACCAAACGGATTTCTTGAACGAATTCGTTTATCAAACCCCCAAAAACGAATCAAATGGATTCGTCTATTCGTCTGTAGCAAACCCTAGACAAATTTTGATCGTTTACATTCGATCAATTCATAACCCTAACTCCGTTCAATCAAAACTCGTCTTTAATGGCTGGAGAAGACGCCGAAAGCAATAACAAGATGATAGATGGATCATCACCATACTACTTACACCCTTCTGATCATCCCGCTCAGAACTTCGTTGGTGAAAACCTATTATGTGACAACAATTACAACGATTAGAAATCCGAGATGTCTAATGCCTTATAATTGGAATATAATAGATATAAATAGATTTTCTATTGTAACTAGGATTAGTCTATTAAACTTGTAGGTTTCTTAACAACACCATTCCACCACTCTGGATACCTAATCAGTTCGAAACAACCATCAATGGTGTGTCCTGTTTTTAAACAGCGAGAACAGGTCTTATCACTAGCCCGTGTTGTTCTTTCTTTGCGTCTGAAGATTTTATTGGTGTTTCGTGATGAACCATGATTACTTTTAGTGAAGGTTTGAAAGGCACCAGCATTATCAGGCTTTAATACCCTATCAAATCCAATCAATTTTTGTTGTTTATCTTGGCTTACCAGATGAAAAGCTTGGCCAATGGTCGGAGTGGGTTTAGTAATCAAAATTTGTGATCGAATCGTATTGAATTCCTCATTTAGGCCCATAAAAAAATCATACAATCTTTCTTTATCATTCATGGCTTCAAGTGATTCTCCAAGTTCACGAGAACAACCATTACAAATACAATTCGGCTTAGGGCTAACAACATCAATTTCATCCCAAATAACATGTAATTGTGTATAATAAGCAGAAACAGTTTGAGAATCTTGTCGTACCGAAGTTAGTTGTCACCTCAATTCATAGGCTCGAGATGCGTATTCCTTACCAAATCGTTCTTCTAGGTCCACCCACATATCCCTTGACGTGTTTGCACATTTAACTGAGTTCTTAATCTCTTTAACCATAGATGAAATTAGCCAACCTCAAACCATGGCGTTACATCTCTTCCAGGTTGGCAATTCTTAAGCACCTTCCTTTGACATAGGGATGAATGGATCAAACCGTTGGAAACACATGTGAAACATTCACCTATTGTTATACCAAATGGTAATATTGTTCCTGTTAAAAACATAGGTGACATATATTTGGAAAATAATATATCATTGAAAAAAGTTTTAAATGTGCCCAGTTTTAAGTGTAACATGTTGTCTGTAAGTAGGCTTGCTAATGATTTGAGTTGTTCACTCACTTTCTTTCCAAAACACTGCGTCATACAGGACTAGCACTCGAAGAACCTGATTGGGACGGGTGATATGCATGATGGCTTGTATTATCTGAAACCCTCCAAGAGCATGGCTATGGCAATGTCAGTATTAAAGAACCGACAATTTTAGTATAAAAGATTGGGACACGCTTCGGATATTGTATTAAAAAAGTTAAAGGTTTAGAAAAAC of the Rutidosis leptorrhynchoides isolate AG116_Rl617_1_P2 chromosome 5, CSIRO_AGI_Rlap_v1, whole genome shotgun sequence genome contains:
- the LOC139847268 gene encoding uncharacterized protein; amino-acid sequence: MVKEIKNSVKCANTSRDMWVDLEERFGKEYASRAYELSPKPNCICNGCSRELGESLEAMNDKERLYDFFMGLNEEFNTIRSQILITKPTPTIGQAFHLVSQDKQQKLIGFDRVLKPDNAGAFQTFTKSNHGSSRNTNKIFRRKERTTRASDKTCSRCLKTGHTIDGCFELIRYPEWWNGVVKKPTSLID